A genomic region of Caulobacter sp. NIBR2454 contains the following coding sequences:
- a CDS encoding DUF454 family protein translates to MTIPPRRRRSRVARLTLDVVGSSLFAIGTVNIFIPGMPTTVFWIGAVMCFVKTRPSAVKPILRTPVIGPAIRGFLRWKPFSKKKDG, encoded by the coding sequence ATGACGATCCCGCCCCGCCGCCGCAGATCACGCGTCGCCCGCCTGACGCTGGACGTCGTGGGCTCCAGCCTGTTCGCCATCGGCACGGTCAATATCTTCATCCCCGGCATGCCGACGACGGTCTTCTGGATCGGGGCGGTGATGTGCTTCGTGAAGACCCGGCCCAGCGCGGTGAAGCCCATCCTGCGCACCCCCGTGATCGGGCCGGCGATCCGCGGCTTCCTGCGCTGGAAGCCTTTCTCCAAAAAGAAAGACGGCTGA
- a CDS encoding acetyl-CoA C-acyltransferase produces the protein MAAAPKKTAPKAAPKKAAGPSGGKPQVWLAAGLRTPFTKVDSGLSGYDAITMSVPVVQAMAAQLKGGAPDFAVWGTVIPSLTFSNIAREVLIDSGVGPTIPAYSTVMACSTSMMGTFQAAGMIDGEARNLALVGGVEAMSRVQIGLTQGLSDWIRKFQAAKTTGQKIAHLKTLNPANLKLWIPRVVNRTTGMSMGEHTEITAKDWSLTREEQDVIALASHVNAVAAWDRGFFDSLVAPLGGVAKDTIPRKDTSLEKLAKLPPAFDRTSGKGTLTAGNSSPLTDGAAAIWVASEEGLKRLPADTPRVKLVDFEVASIDLKTEGLLMAPAYAIPKLLARHDLKYADIDLWEIHEAFAAQVAAHIKALESKTFLKDKVGMAHTFGPFPRDRVNPNGGSLALGHPFGATGARILSQAVKELAGRPAGSRAIVSICADGGQGTVALLEAS, from the coding sequence ATGGCCGCCGCCCCGAAGAAGACCGCCCCCAAAGCCGCGCCCAAGAAGGCTGCCGGGCCCTCGGGCGGCAAGCCCCAGGTCTGGCTCGCCGCCGGCCTGCGCACGCCCTTCACCAAGGTCGACAGCGGTCTGAGCGGCTATGACGCCATCACCATGTCGGTCCCCGTAGTCCAGGCCATGGCCGCCCAGCTGAAGGGCGGCGCGCCCGACTTCGCCGTCTGGGGCACGGTCATTCCCAGCCTGACCTTCAGCAATATCGCCCGCGAGGTGCTGATCGACTCCGGCGTCGGCCCGACCATCCCGGCCTACTCCACGGTCATGGCCTGCTCGACCAGCATGATGGGGACCTTCCAGGCCGCCGGCATGATCGACGGCGAGGCCCGCAACCTGGCCCTGGTCGGCGGGGTCGAGGCCATGAGCCGCGTGCAGATCGGCTTGACCCAAGGCCTCTCCGACTGGATCCGCAAGTTCCAGGCGGCCAAGACCACGGGCCAGAAGATCGCCCACCTGAAGACCCTCAATCCCGCTAACCTCAAGCTCTGGATTCCCCGCGTGGTGAACCGCACCACGGGCATGAGCATGGGCGAGCACACCGAGATCACCGCCAAGGACTGGTCCCTGACCCGCGAGGAGCAGGACGTCATCGCCCTGGCCAGCCACGTGAACGCCGTGGCCGCCTGGGATCGCGGCTTCTTCGACAGCCTGGTCGCTCCGCTGGGCGGGGTCGCCAAGGACACCATCCCGCGCAAGGACACCTCGCTGGAGAAGCTGGCCAAGCTGCCCCCGGCCTTCGACCGCACCAGCGGCAAGGGCACCCTGACCGCCGGTAACTCCTCGCCGCTCACCGACGGCGCCGCCGCGATCTGGGTCGCCTCGGAAGAGGGGCTCAAGCGCCTTCCCGCCGACACGCCGCGCGTGAAGCTGGTCGACTTCGAGGTCGCCTCCATCGACCTGAAGACCGAGGGGCTGCTGATGGCCCCGGCCTACGCCATTCCCAAGCTGCTGGCCCGTCACGACCTGAAGTACGCCGACATCGATCTTTGGGAGATCCACGAGGCCTTCGCCGCCCAGGTCGCCGCCCACATCAAGGCGCTGGAGAGCAAGACCTTCCTCAAGGACAAGGTCGGTATGGCCCACACCTTCGGGCCGTTCCCGCGCGACCGCGTGAACCCCAATGGCGGCAGCCTGGCGCTCGGCCATCCTTTCGGCGCAACCGGCGCCCGCATCCTGTCCCAGGCGGTCAAGGAGTTGGCCGGGCGGCCAGCCGGCTCGCGCGCCATCGTCAGCATCTGCGCGGATGGCGGTCAGGGGACCGTGGCCCTCCTTGAAGCGAGCTAA
- a CDS encoding efflux transporter outer membrane subunit, translating into MTLFRTNMFRAALVAGASLMAVACAVGPDFKAPAVAPVAYQNADPQIFVTTANPEAEWWKGFEDPILDSLVLQALGDNLDLRIALARVSEARALFTDARLDQLPRVTTSGTYSVAKQQTPAGSPRVETDAWQAGFDAGWEIDLFGRVRRGVEAARADLGAADADLRDVQVTVAAEVARNYFELRGAQERLAVARRNLETQRETVRLTQVRFDVGRGDAIDVASATARMKATEAAIPVLVTAETRANYRLAVLTGQRPGALDSLLVARTEETRPLIKALNIGDAGELLRRRPDVQAAERRLAGQTARVGVATADLFPRVSVTGFVGFLSGNFSSLGNSGTGAWAVAPTVSWPGLDFGGARARLKAQEAREEASLAAYDQTVLRALEDLENALVAYRQQQAQLYSLTEQASASRRAAELARVQYREGGIDFLVLLDAERTLLAAEDALSVAETGVNTNVVAIYKALGGGWTPA; encoded by the coding sequence ATGACCTTGTTCCGCACCAACATGTTTCGGGCCGCTCTCGTCGCCGGCGCCAGCCTGATGGCTGTCGCTTGCGCCGTGGGCCCCGACTTCAAGGCGCCGGCCGTCGCGCCGGTGGCCTACCAGAACGCCGACCCGCAGATCTTCGTCACCACGGCCAATCCCGAGGCCGAGTGGTGGAAGGGTTTCGAGGACCCCATCCTCGACTCCCTGGTCCTGCAGGCGCTGGGCGACAACCTGGACCTGCGCATCGCCCTGGCCCGGGTGTCGGAAGCCCGCGCCCTGTTCACCGATGCGCGGCTTGACCAGCTGCCCCGTGTGACCACCAGCGGGACCTATTCGGTCGCCAAGCAGCAGACGCCCGCGGGCAGTCCCCGCGTGGAGACCGACGCTTGGCAGGCGGGCTTCGACGCCGGCTGGGAGATCGACCTGTTCGGCCGGGTGCGCCGTGGCGTCGAGGCGGCGCGCGCCGACCTGGGCGCCGCCGACGCCGACCTGCGCGACGTGCAGGTGACCGTCGCCGCGGAGGTGGCCCGCAACTACTTCGAGCTGCGCGGGGCGCAAGAGCGGCTGGCCGTGGCTCGCCGCAACCTGGAGACCCAGCGCGAGACTGTGCGCCTGACCCAGGTGCGCTTCGACGTGGGTCGCGGCGACGCCATCGACGTGGCCAGCGCCACGGCCCGGATGAAGGCGACCGAGGCGGCCATCCCCGTCCTGGTCACCGCCGAGACGCGGGCCAACTATCGCCTCGCCGTCCTGACCGGCCAGCGACCGGGCGCGCTGGACAGCCTGCTGGTCGCGCGGACGGAAGAGACCAGGCCGCTCATCAAGGCGCTGAACATCGGCGACGCGGGCGAACTGCTGCGCCGACGTCCGGACGTGCAGGCGGCCGAGCGTCGTCTGGCCGGCCAGACGGCCCGGGTGGGCGTGGCCACCGCCGACCTGTTCCCGCGGGTCAGCGTCACCGGTTTCGTGGGCTTCCTGTCGGGGAACTTCTCCTCGCTGGGGAACTCCGGGACCGGGGCCTGGGCGGTGGCGCCGACGGTCAGCTGGCCGGGCCTGGACTTCGGCGGCGCCCGCGCGCGGCTGAAGGCGCAGGAGGCCCGCGAGGAAGCCAGCCTGGCGGCCTATGACCAGACCGTGCTGCGCGCGCTGGAGGACCTGGAGAACGCCCTGGTCGCCTATCGCCAGCAGCAGGCCCAGCTCTACAGCCTGACCGAGCAGGCCAGCGCCTCGCGCCGGGCGGCCGAACTGGCGCGGGTGCAGTACCGCGAGGGGGGCATCGACTTCCTGGTGCTGCTCGACGCCGAGCGCACCCTGTTGGCGGCGGAGGACGCGCTCAGCGTCGCCGAGACGGGCGTGAATACGAACGTCGTCGCCATCTACAAGGCCCTGGGCGGGGGCTGGACTCCCGCCTGA
- a CDS encoding catalase has protein sequence MSKPPVMTTSAGAPIADNQNSMSAGPRGPLLMQDYQLMEKLAHQNRERIPERAVHAKGSAAYGTLKITHDISAYTRAKALQPGKETEVLLRFSTVAGERGAADAERDVRGFSLKVYTEEGNWDLVGNNTPVFFVRDPLKFPDFIRTQKRHPVSNLRSPTAMWDFWSLSPESLHQVTTLFSDRGLPQSYRHLHGFGSHTFSFINAANERFWVKFHFKSMQGIKNWTNAEAAQVIANDRESAQRDLFESIENGDFPRWRFCVQIMPELDAEKTPYNPFDITKVWPHGDYPLIEVGVLELNRNPDNYHAEVEQASFSPSNIVPGIGFSPDKMLQARLFSYADAHRYRVGTHYEALPVNRPRSPVHHYHADGAMRFDSPGRTNAWYEPNSFGGPVQDETYREPPLRISGDADRYDHRAGNDDYTQAGDLFRLMSPDQQRQLFDNIAAAMAGVPVEIQQRQIAHFRRADPAYGEGVAQRLGLSASVAAE, from the coding sequence ATGTCCAAACCGCCCGTCATGACGACGTCCGCCGGCGCGCCGATCGCCGACAACCAGAACTCCATGTCCGCCGGTCCGCGCGGTCCCCTGCTGATGCAGGACTACCAGCTCATGGAAAAGCTGGCCCACCAGAACCGCGAGCGCATCCCTGAGCGGGCCGTCCACGCCAAGGGCTCGGCCGCCTACGGGACCTTGAAGATCACCCACGACATCAGCGCCTATACCCGCGCCAAGGCCTTGCAGCCGGGCAAGGAGACGGAGGTCCTGCTGCGCTTCTCCACCGTGGCGGGCGAGCGCGGCGCCGCCGACGCCGAGCGCGACGTGCGCGGCTTCTCGCTGAAGGTCTATACCGAGGAAGGCAACTGGGACCTGGTGGGCAACAACACCCCCGTCTTCTTCGTGCGCGATCCGCTGAAGTTCCCCGACTTCATCCGCACTCAAAAGCGCCACCCGGTCAGCAACCTGCGCTCGCCCACCGCCATGTGGGACTTCTGGTCGCTCAGCCCCGAAAGCCTGCACCAGGTCACCACCCTGTTCAGCGACCGCGGCCTGCCGCAGAGCTATCGCCACCTGCACGGCTTCGGCTCGCACACCTTCAGCTTCATCAACGCCGCCAATGAGCGCTTCTGGGTGAAGTTCCACTTCAAGTCGATGCAGGGCATCAAGAACTGGACCAACGCCGAGGCCGCCCAGGTCATCGCCAACGACCGCGAAAGCGCCCAGCGCGACCTGTTCGAAAGCATCGAGAACGGCGACTTCCCGCGCTGGCGGTTCTGCGTCCAGATCATGCCCGAGCTGGACGCCGAGAAGACGCCCTACAACCCCTTCGACATCACCAAGGTCTGGCCGCATGGCGACTACCCGCTGATCGAGGTCGGGGTGCTGGAGCTGAACCGCAATCCGGACAACTATCACGCCGAGGTGGAGCAGGCCTCGTTCAGCCCGTCCAACATCGTGCCGGGGATCGGCTTCTCGCCGGACAAGATGCTGCAGGCGCGGCTGTTCTCCTATGCCGACGCCCACCGCTATCGGGTCGGCACGCACTACGAGGCCCTGCCGGTAAACCGTCCGCGCAGCCCCGTGCATCACTACCACGCCGACGGCGCCATGCGCTTCGACAGCCCGGGCCGCACCAACGCCTGGTACGAGCCCAACAGCTTCGGCGGGCCGGTGCAGGATGAGACCTATCGCGAGCCGCCTCTGCGCATCAGCGGCGACGCCGACCGCTACGACCATCGCGCGGGCAATGACGACTACACCCAGGCGGGCGACCTCTTCCGCCTGATGAGCCCTGACCAGCAACGGCAGCTTTTCGACAACATCGCCGCCGCCATGGCCGGCGTGCCGGTCGAGATCCAGCAGCGCCAGATCGCCCACTTCCGCCGCGCCGATCCGGCCTATGGCGAGGGTGTCGCGCAACGTCTCGGCCTCTCCGCCTCAGTCGCCGCGGAATAG
- a CDS encoding efflux RND transporter permease subunit, with the protein MNFSKFFVNRPRFAAVLSIVIFIAGLVSLPALPISEYPEVVPPTVVVRAAYPGANPSVIGQTVAAPLEQSINGVEGMLYQSSQSAADGVMTLTVTFALGTDLDQAQVQVQNRVAQALPKLPQEVQRIGVTTTKASPDLTLVVHLTSPDNRYDTLYLSNYAQLNIKDRLARIEGVGDVQIFGSGAYSMRVWLDPDRLAALSMTAGDVVRALREQNVQVAAGQLGAPPTPGMSDFQLSVNAPGRLQDEQQFGDVIVRAGNDGQITRLRDVARIELGSNTYALRALLDNKQAAAMPVFQRPGSNALEMAGNVKATMEELSKEFPEGVKYEIVYDTTAFVQESIDSVVHTLVEALILVVIVVVVFLQGWRASIIPLLAVPVSLIGTFAIMLMLGFGLNALTLFGLVLAIGIVVDDAIVVVENVERHIADGLSPPEATRKAMSEVTGPIIAVALVLCAVFIPAAFISGLTGQFYRQFALTIAISTVISAINSLTLSPALAAVLLQPHGAKKDRFQQLIDRALGWFFGPFNHYFGRASNGYVKGVSKMLGKSSVALVVYGGLVLLTVFAFAKTPGGFVPQQDKAYVVSMIQLPDAASLDRTEAVVRQVTDIGLKTPGVSHAVAFPGLSINGFINSPNSAVVFFTLEDFKSRRGHEKSMETIVGSLNGQLAQVADAQIAVFPPPSVQGLGTIGGFRMQIVDKAGLGSDELYKETQNLIAKAQKDPALAGVFSSYQVGVPKIEADIDREKARAAGVSLTDLFETMQVYLGSLYVNDFNRFGRTYEVNVQADQRFRLQPEQMLRLQTRNGDGQMIPLGSFVSFKEGTGPDREMHYNGLLTAEINGGPAPGFSTGQAQAALEKLAAEELPNGMGFEWTELTYQQILAGNTAVFIFPLCVLLAFLVLVAQYESWSLPLVVILIVPMTLLSALGGVFLTQGDNNIFTQIGLIVLVGLACKNAILIVEFAREREMHGDSPLQAVLEACRLRLRPILMTSIAFIMGVYPLVVSHGAGAEMRQAMGVAVFSGMIGVTFFGLLLTPVFYYVIRRFTARKAVPAATVAEPEAQASH; encoded by the coding sequence ATGAACTTCTCAAAGTTCTTCGTGAACAGGCCGCGGTTCGCCGCGGTGCTGTCGATCGTCATCTTCATCGCGGGCCTGGTGTCGCTGCCGGCCCTGCCGATCAGCGAATATCCCGAGGTCGTGCCGCCCACCGTCGTGGTGCGGGCCGCCTATCCGGGGGCCAACCCTTCCGTCATCGGCCAGACCGTGGCCGCGCCTCTCGAACAGTCGATCAACGGCGTCGAGGGGATGCTCTATCAGTCGTCGCAATCGGCGGCCGACGGGGTCATGACCCTGACCGTCACCTTCGCCCTGGGCACCGATCTCGATCAGGCCCAGGTGCAGGTGCAGAACCGCGTGGCCCAGGCCTTGCCCAAGCTGCCCCAGGAGGTCCAGCGCATCGGGGTGACCACCACCAAGGCGTCGCCCGACTTGACGCTGGTGGTCCACCTGACCTCGCCGGACAATCGCTATGACACGCTGTATCTGAGCAACTACGCCCAGCTGAACATCAAGGATCGCCTGGCCCGTATCGAGGGCGTGGGCGACGTGCAGATCTTCGGCTCGGGCGCCTATTCGATGCGCGTCTGGCTGGACCCCGATCGTCTGGCCGCCCTGAGCATGACGGCGGGCGACGTGGTCCGCGCCCTGCGCGAGCAGAACGTCCAGGTGGCCGCCGGCCAGCTCGGCGCCCCGCCCACCCCCGGCATGTCGGACTTCCAGCTTTCGGTGAACGCCCCCGGGCGTCTGCAGGACGAGCAGCAGTTCGGCGACGTCATCGTCCGCGCCGGGAACGACGGCCAGATCACCCGCCTGCGCGACGTGGCCCGCATCGAGCTGGGCTCCAACACCTATGCCCTGCGCGCCCTGCTGGACAACAAGCAGGCCGCCGCCATGCCCGTCTTCCAGCGCCCGGGCTCCAACGCCCTGGAAATGGCCGGAAACGTCAAGGCGACCATGGAGGAGCTCTCCAAGGAGTTCCCCGAAGGCGTGAAGTACGAGATCGTCTACGACACCACCGCCTTCGTGCAGGAGTCGATCGACTCGGTCGTCCACACCCTGGTCGAGGCCCTGATCCTGGTGGTCATCGTGGTGGTGGTCTTCCTGCAAGGCTGGCGCGCGTCGATCATTCCGCTGCTGGCGGTGCCGGTGTCGCTGATCGGCACCTTCGCGATCATGCTGATGCTGGGCTTTGGCCTGAACGCCCTGACCCTGTTCGGCCTGGTGCTGGCCATCGGCATCGTGGTCGATGACGCCATCGTCGTGGTCGAGAACGTGGAGCGTCACATCGCCGACGGGCTCAGCCCGCCGGAAGCCACCCGCAAGGCCATGTCCGAAGTGACCGGGCCGATCATCGCGGTGGCCCTGGTGCTGTGCGCCGTGTTCATCCCCGCCGCCTTCATCAGCGGCCTGACCGGCCAGTTCTATCGTCAGTTCGCCCTGACCATCGCCATCTCGACGGTGATCTCGGCCATCAACTCCCTGACCCTGTCGCCGGCCCTGGCCGCCGTCCTTCTGCAGCCGCACGGCGCCAAGAAGGACCGCTTCCAGCAACTGATCGACCGGGCGCTTGGCTGGTTCTTCGGGCCGTTCAACCACTACTTCGGCCGCGCCTCGAACGGCTATGTGAAGGGCGTGTCCAAGATGCTGGGCAAGTCCAGCGTCGCCCTGGTCGTCTATGGCGGCCTGGTGCTGCTGACGGTCTTCGCCTTCGCCAAGACCCCCGGCGGCTTCGTGCCGCAGCAGGACAAGGCCTATGTCGTCTCGATGATCCAGCTGCCCGACGCGGCGTCGCTGGACCGCACCGAGGCGGTGGTGCGCCAGGTGACCGACATCGGCCTGAAGACCCCCGGCGTATCCCACGCCGTGGCCTTCCCCGGCCTGTCGATCAACGGCTTCATCAACAGCCCCAACTCCGCCGTGGTGTTCTTCACCCTGGAGGACTTCAAGTCCCGCCGCGGGCATGAGAAATCCATGGAGACCATCGTCGGCTCGCTGAACGGCCAGCTGGCGCAGGTCGCCGACGCCCAGATCGCCGTCTTCCCGCCCCCGTCCGTCCAGGGCCTGGGCACCATCGGCGGCTTCCGCATGCAGATCGTCGACAAGGCGGGCCTGGGTTCGGACGAGCTGTACAAGGAGACCCAGAACCTGATCGCCAAGGCGCAGAAGGATCCGGCCCTGGCCGGCGTCTTCTCCAGCTATCAGGTGGGCGTGCCCAAGATCGAGGCCGACATCGACCGCGAGAAGGCCCGCGCCGCCGGCGTGTCCCTGACCGACCTGTTCGAGACCATGCAGGTCTATCTGGGCTCGCTGTACGTGAACGACTTCAACCGCTTTGGCCGCACCTACGAGGTCAACGTCCAGGCCGACCAGCGCTTCCGCCTGCAGCCCGAGCAAATGCTGCGGCTGCAGACCCGGAACGGCGACGGCCAGATGATCCCCCTGGGCAGCTTCGTGAGCTTCAAAGAGGGCACGGGTCCGGACCGCGAGATGCACTACAACGGTCTGCTGACCGCCGAGATCAACGGCGGCCCGGCGCCGGGCTTCTCCACCGGCCAGGCCCAGGCGGCGCTGGAAAAACTCGCCGCCGAAGAACTGCCCAACGGCATGGGCTTCGAATGGACCGAGCTGACCTATCAGCAGATCCTGGCGGGCAACACGGCGGTCTTCATCTTCCCGCTGTGCGTGCTGCTGGCCTTCCTGGTGCTGGTCGCCCAGTACGAGAGCTGGAGCCTGCCGCTGGTGGTCATCCTGATCGTGCCGATGACCCTGCTGTCGGCCCTGGGCGGGGTGTTCCTGACCCAAGGCGACAACAACATCTTCACCCAGATCGGGCTGATCGTGCTGGTGGGGCTGGCGTGTAAGAACGCCATCCTGATCGTGGAGTTCGCCCGCGAGCGGGAGATGCATGGCGACAGTCCGCTTCAGGCGGTCCTGGAAGCCTGCCGCCTGCGCCTGCGTCCGATCCTGATGACCTCGATCGCCTTCATCATGGGGGTCTATCCCCTGGTGGTGTCGCACGGGGCCGGGGCGGAGATGCGCCAAGCCATGGGCGTGGCGGTGTTCAGCGGCATGATCGGCGTGACCTTCTTCGGCCTGCTGCTGACCCCCGTCTTCTACTACGTCATCCGCCGCTTCACGGCCCGCAAGGCCGTGCCCGCCGCCACCGTGGCGGAGCCCGAAGCGCAAGCCTCGCACTAG
- a CDS encoding pyridoxamine 5'-phosphate oxidase family protein has translation MIIRTLEELTALYNPPPVPASTIKEVGWITPHYRALIEASPFVALATSGPEGLDCSPRGDGPGFVRVADERTLIMPDRRGNNRIDSLSNIIRDPRVGLLFLIPGSGTTFRVNGSAVISADPKLLESFAVDGKPPRTCIVITVETAYFQCARAVVRSKLWDPSRHVDPASLPEPGEILAALSDGEVGGRSYDEAWPARAAVSLW, from the coding sequence ATGATCATCCGCACGCTCGAAGAGCTGACGGCGCTCTACAATCCGCCGCCGGTCCCCGCCTCCACGATCAAGGAGGTGGGGTGGATCACGCCCCACTACCGCGCCCTGATCGAGGCCTCGCCCTTCGTGGCCCTGGCCACCAGCGGACCGGAGGGGCTGGACTGCAGCCCGCGCGGCGACGGCCCCGGCTTCGTGCGCGTGGCCGACGAGCGGACCCTGATCATGCCCGACCGCCGTGGCAACAACCGCATCGACAGCCTCAGCAACATCATCCGCGATCCCCGGGTCGGACTGCTGTTCCTGATCCCCGGCTCGGGCACGACCTTCCGCGTAAACGGCTCGGCGGTGATCTCCGCCGATCCGAAGCTGCTGGAGTCCTTCGCCGTGGACGGCAAGCCGCCGCGCACCTGCATCGTCATCACGGTGGAGACCGCCTACTTCCAGTGCGCGCGGGCCGTGGTGCGCTCAAAGCTCTGGGACCCGTCGCGGCATGTGGACCCGGCGAGCCTGCCGGAGCCCGGCGAGATACTGGCGGCCCTCAGCGACGGCGAAGTCGGCGGCCGTTCCTATGACGAAGCCTGGCCCGCCCGCGCGGCCGTCTCGCTCTGGTGA
- a CDS encoding SAM-dependent methyltransferase, producing the protein MIETLLQQQVKVGDLTVRLPGGKMVRAGDGSGQPVAISLTGKGLRRLVANPGLGLGEAYMEGDLVFDQGSMWDLLEIVGRSGSRLPKGRGSLFKRLKRTIKGHVQQLNDRRASKQNVAHHYDISNDLYRRFLDADMQYSCAYFARPEMTLEDAQVAKKAHIAAKLNLSPDQTVLDIGSGWGGMAMTLAKDYGADVTGVTLSQEQLALARERAAAAGLADRARFELTDYRDVDRTFDRIVSVGMLEHVGAPNFRGYFETVKGLLKDDGVALIHSIGRMSGKGATNAFTAKYIFPGGYIPGLAEIVAAIEDAGLWITDIEILRLHYAETCKHWRMRFLADPEIPTLYDARFRRMWEFYLAGAELGFRYGGHMVFQIQIAKQRDAVPITRDYLAGT; encoded by the coding sequence ATGATCGAGACGCTCCTTCAGCAGCAGGTGAAGGTCGGGGACCTGACCGTGCGCCTTCCCGGCGGCAAGATGGTCCGCGCAGGCGACGGTTCGGGCCAGCCCGTCGCCATCAGCCTGACAGGCAAGGGCCTGCGCCGGCTGGTGGCCAATCCGGGCCTGGGTCTGGGCGAGGCCTATATGGAGGGCGACCTGGTCTTCGATCAGGGCTCCATGTGGGACCTGCTGGAGATCGTCGGCCGCAGCGGATCGCGCCTGCCCAAGGGGCGGGGGTCGCTATTCAAGCGACTCAAGCGGACGATCAAGGGCCACGTCCAGCAGCTGAACGACCGGCGCGCATCCAAGCAGAACGTCGCCCATCACTACGACATTTCAAACGACCTCTACCGGCGCTTCCTCGACGCCGACATGCAGTATTCCTGCGCCTATTTCGCGCGGCCGGAGATGACGCTGGAGGACGCCCAGGTCGCCAAGAAGGCGCACATCGCCGCCAAGCTGAATCTATCGCCGGACCAGACCGTGCTGGACATTGGATCGGGCTGGGGCGGCATGGCCATGACCCTGGCCAAGGACTACGGCGCGGACGTCACCGGCGTGACCCTGTCGCAGGAACAGCTGGCCCTGGCGCGCGAGCGGGCGGCGGCGGCGGGGCTGGCCGACCGGGCGCGGTTCGAGCTGACCGACTATCGCGACGTGGACCGCACCTTCGACCGCATCGTGTCCGTCGGCATGCTGGAGCACGTGGGCGCGCCGAACTTCCGGGGCTATTTCGAGACCGTCAAAGGCCTGCTGAAGGACGACGGCGTGGCCCTGATCCACTCCATCGGCCGCATGTCGGGCAAGGGCGCCACCAACGCCTTCACCGCCAAGTATATCTTCCCGGGCGGCTATATCCCCGGCCTGGCGGAGATCGTCGCGGCGATCGAGGACGCCGGCCTGTGGATCACCGACATCGAGATCCTGCGCCTGCACTATGCCGAGACCTGCAAACACTGGCGGATGCGCTTCCTTGCCGACCCGGAAATCCCGACCCTGTACGACGCGCGGTTCCGGCGGATGTGGGAGTTCTACCTGGCGGGGGCGGAGCTGGGCTTCCGCTATGGCGGGCACATGGTCTTCCAGATCCAGATCGCCAAGCAGCGTGACGCCGTGCCGATCACCCGCGACTATCTGGCCGGGACCTGA